A section of the Canis lupus baileyi chromosome 5, mCanLup2.hap1, whole genome shotgun sequence genome encodes:
- the ADGRB2 gene encoding adhesion G protein-coupled receptor B2 isoform X5, which produces MTPACPLLLSVILSLRLAAAFDPAPSACSALASGVLYGAFSLQDLFPTIASGCSWTLENPDPTKYSLYLRFNRQEQVCTHFAPRLLPLDHYLVNFTCLRPSPEEAGAQAEAEAGRPEEEEEAAAAGLELCGGSGPFTFLHFDKNFVQLCLSAEPSEAPRLLAPAALAFRFVEVLLINNNNSSQFTCGVLCRWSEECGRAAGRACGFAQPGCSCPGEAGAGPATTTPPGPPAAHTLSNALVPGGPAPPAEADLHSGSSNDLFTTEMRYGEEPEEEPKVKTQWPRSADEPGLYMAQTGDPAAEEWSPWSVCSLTCGQGLQVRTRSCVSSPYGTLCSGPLRETRPCNNSATCPVHGVWEEWGSWSLCSRSCGRGSRSRMRTCVPPQHGGKACEGPELQTKLCSMAACPVEGQWLEWGPWGPCSTSCANGTQQRSRKCSVAGPAWATCTGALTDTRECSNLECPATDGKWGPWNAWSLCSKTCDTGWQRRFRMCQATGAQGYPCEGTGEEVKPCSEKRCPAFHEMCRDEYVMLMTWKKAAAGEIIYNKCPPNASGSASRRCLLSAQGVAYWGLPSFARCISHEYRYLYLSLREHLAKGQRMLAGEGMSQVVRSLQELLARRTYYSGDLLFSVDILRNVTDTFKRATYVPSADDVQRFFQVVSFMVDAENKDKWDDAQQVSPGSVHLLRVVEDFIHLVGDALKAFQSSLIVTDNLVISIQREPVSAVSSDITFPMRGRRGMKDWVRHSEDRLFLPKEVLSLSTPGKPAASGTSGSPGRGRGPGTVPPGPGHSHQRLLPADPEESSSYFVIGAVLYRTLGLILPPPRPPLAVTSRVMTVTVRPPTQPPAEPLITVELSYIINGTTDPHCASWDYSRADASSGDWDTESCQTLETQAAHTRCQCQHLSTFAVLAQPPKDLTLELAGSPSVPLVIGCAVSCMALLTLLAIYAAFWRFIKSERSIILLNFCLSILASNVLILVGQSRVLSKGVCTMTAAFLHFFFLSSFCWVLTEAWQSYLAVIGRMRTRLVRKRFLCLGWGLPALVVAVSVGFTRTKGYGTSSYCWLSLEGGLLYAFVGPAAVIVLVNMLIGIIVFNKLMARDGISDKSKKQRAGSERCPWASLLLPCSACGAVPSPLLSSASARNAMASLWSSCVVLPLLALTWMSAVLAMTDRRSVLFQALFAVFNSAQGFVITAVHCFLRREVQDVVKCQMGVCRADESEDSPDSCKNGQLQILSDFEKDVDLACQTVLFKEVNTCNPSTITGTLSRLSLDEDEEPKSCLVGPEGGLSFSPLPGNILVPMAASPGLGEPPPPQEANPVYMCGEGGLRQLDLTWLRPEPGSEGDYMVLPRRTLSLQPGSGGGAGEDPPRARPEGTPRRAAKTLAHPEGYPSFLSVEHSGLGLGPAYGSLQNPYGMTFQPPPPTPSARQVSEPGERSRTMPRTVPGSTMKLGSLERKKLRYSDLDFEKVMHTRKRHSELYHELNQKFHTFDRYRSQSTAKEKPSPGEHPGLSQQRRHQSWSTFKSMTLGSLPPKPRERLALHRAAAWEPTEPPDGDFQTEV; this is translated from the exons ATGACCCCAGCCTGTCCCCTCTTACTATCTGTGATTCTGTCCCTGCGCCTGGCCGCCGCCTTCGACCCTGCCCCCAGCGCCTGCTCCGCCCTGGCCTCGGGCGTGCTCTACGGGGCCTTTTCACTGCAGGACCTCTTTCCCACCATCGCCTCAGGCTGCTCCTGGACCCTGGAGAACCCTGACCCCACCAAGTACTCCCTCTACCTGCGCTTCAACCGCCAGGAGCAGGTGTGCACTCACTTTGCCCCCCGTCTGCTGCCCCTGGACCACTACCTGGTCAACTTCACCTGCCTGCGGCCTAGCCCAGAGGAGGCGGGGGCCCAGGCCGAGGCAGAGGCAGGGcggccagaggaggaggaggaggcggcagCGGCGGGGCTGGAACTGTGCGGCGGCTCGGGCCCCTTCACCTTCCTGCACTTCGACAAGAACTTCGTGCAGCTGTGCCTGTCGGCAGAGCCCTCAGAGGCCCCGCGCCTGCTGGCGCCGGCCGCCCTGGCCTTCCGCTTCGTCGAGGTCTTgctcatcaacaacaacaactccAGCCAGTTCACCTGTGGCGTGCTCTGCCGCTGGAGCGAAGAGTGCGGCCGCGCTGCCGGCAGGGCCTGTGGCTTCGCCCAGCCGGGCTGCAGCTGCCCCGGGGAGGCGGGGGCTGGTCCCGCCACCACCACGCCTCCAGGCCCTCCTGCTGCCCACACTCTGTCCAATGCCCTGGTGCCTGGGGGCCCGGCCCCACCTGCTGAGGCCGATTTGCATTCAGGGAGCAGCAATGACCTGTTTACGACTGAGATGAGATATG GTGAGGAGCCGGAAGAGGAACCGAAGGTGAAAACCCAGTGGCCAAGGTCTGCAGATGAGCCTGGGCTGTACATGGCGCAGACAG GCGACCCGGCGGCTGAGGAGTGGTCCCCGTGGAGCGTGTGTTCCCTGACGTGTGGGCAGGGTCTGCAGGTGCGGACCCGCTCCTGCGTGTCCTCCCCCTATGGGACCCTGTGCAGCGGGCCCCTGCGGGAGACCCGGCCCTGCAACAATTCAGCCACCTGCCCAG TGCACGGCGTGTGGGAGGAGTGGGGGTCCTGGAGCCTGTGCTCCCGCAGCTGCGGGCGGGGGTCCCGGAGCCGGATGCGGACCTGCGTGCCCCCCCAGCACGGCGGCAAGGCCTGCGAGGGTCCCGAGCTGCAGACTAAGCTCTGCAGTATGGCCGCTTGCCCGG TGGAAGGCCAGTGGCTAGAATGGGGTCCCTGGGGCCCATGCTCCACATCCTGTGCCAATGGGACCCAGCAGCGCAGCCGGAAGTGCAGTGTGGCGGGCCCAGCCTGGGCCACGTGTACGGGTGCCCTCACGGACACACGCGAGTGCAGCAACCTTGAGTGCCCGG CCACAGATGGCAAGTGGGGGCCATGGAATGCATGGAGCCTGTGCTCCAAGACGTGTGACACAGGCTGGCAGCGCCGCTTCCGCATGTGCCAGGCCACGGGTGCGCAGGGCTACCCCTGCGAGGGTACCGGAGAGGAGGTGAAGCCTTGCAGTGAGAAGAGATGTCCAG CCTTCCATGAGATGTGCAGGGACGAGTATGTGATGCTGATGACGTGGAAGAAGGCGGCTGCTGGCGAGATCATCTATAACAAGTGCCCCCCCAACGCCTCAG GGTCTGCCAGCCGCCGCTGTCTCCTCAGTGCCCAGGGCGTGGCATACTGGGGTCTGCCCAGCTTCGCCCGCTGCATCTCCCACGAGTACCGCTACCTATACCTGTCC CTTCGGGAGCACCTGGCCAAAGGGCAGCGCATGCTGGCAGGTGAGGGCATGTCACAAGTGGTGCGCAGCTTGCAAGAGCTACTGGCCCGGCGCACTTACTACAGTGGGGACCTGCTCTTCTCTGTGGACATTCTAAGGAACGTCACTGACACCTTCAAGAGGGCCACCTATGTGCCCTCGGCTGATGATGTGCAG CGCTTCTTCCAGGTGGTGAGCTTCATGGTGGATGCAGAGAACAAGGATAAGTGGGATGATGCTCAGCAG GTATCCCCGGGCTCTGTGCACCTGCTTCGTGTTGTGGAGGACTTCATTCACCTGGTGGGAGATGCCCTCAAGGCCTTCCAGAGCTCTCTGATTGTCACAGACAACCTGG TGATCAGCATTCAGCGAGAACCGGTCTCCGCCGTGTCCAGTGACATCACGTTCCCCATGCGTGGCCGCAGGGGCATGAAGGACTGGGTGCGGCACTCGGAGGACCGCCTCTTCCTACCCAAGGAGGTGCTCAGCCTTTCCACCCCTGGGAAGCCAGCTGCCTCTGGCACCTCGGGCAgccctggcagggggaggggcccaggaacCGTGCCCCCTGGCCCAGGCCACTCCCACCAGCGCCTCCTGCCAGCAGATCCTGAGGAGTCGTCCTCCTACTTTGTGATCGGTGCTGTGCTTTACCGCACGCTTGGCCTCATCCTGCCACCCCCCAG ACCCCCGCTGGCCGTCACGTCCAGAGTGATGACAGTGACTGTGCGGCCCCCCACCCAGCCACCAGCTGAACCTCTTATCACAGTGGAGCTCTCCTACATCATCAAC GGCACCACGGATCCCCACTGTGCCAGCTGGGACTACTCCCGAGC AGATGCCAGCTCAGGGGACTGGGACACCGAGAGCTGCCAGACGCTGGAGACACAGGCAGCCCACACTCGCTGCCAGTGCCAGCACCTGTCTACCTTTGCTGTGCTGGCCCAGCCACCCAAGGACCTG ACCCTGGAGCTGGCAGGCTCCCCCTCGGTCCCCCTCGTGATCGGCTGTGCCGTGTCGTGCATGGCGCTGCTCACCCTCCTCGCCATCTATGCGGCCTTCTGGAG GTTCATCAAATCCGAGCGCTCCATCATCTTGTTGAACTTCTGCTTGTCCATCCTGGCGTCCAACGTCCTGATCCTCGTGGGCCAGTCACGGGTGCTGAGCAAG GGTGTATGCACCATGACTGCCGCCTTCTTGcacttcttcttcctctcctccttttgCTGGGTGCTCACTGAGGCCTGGCAGTCCTACCTGGCTGTCATCGGACGGATGCGTACCCGCCTTGTTCGCAAGCGCTTCCTCTGCCTGGGCTGGG GTCTGCCCGCCCTGGTGGTGGCCGTGTCTGTCGGCTTCACCCGCACCAAAGGATACGGTACATCCAGCTA CTGCTGGCTCTCCCTGGAGGGTGGCCTGCTCTATGCTTTTGTGGGGCCCGCTGCTGTCATCGTCCTG GTGAACATGCTCATCGGAATCATCGTCTTTAACAAGCTCATGGCACGCGATGGCATCTCGGACAAGTCCAAGAAGCAGAGGGCCGG GTCGGAGCGGTGCCCCTGGGccagcctgctcctcccctgctcagcGTGCGGAGCggtccccagccccctgctcagcTCAGCCTCGGCCAGGAACGCCAT GGCCTCGCTCTGGAGCTCCTGCGTGGTGCTGCCCCTGCTGGCGCTCACCTGGATGTCGGCCGTCCTGGCCATGACAGACCGGCGCTCCGTCCTCTTCCAGGCCCTCTTCGCTGTCTTCAACTCGGCGCAGGGCTTTGTCATCACTGCTGTGCACTGCTTCCTGCGCCGAGAG GTCCAGGACGTGGTGAAGTGCCAGATGGGTGTATGCCGGGCCGATGAGAGTGAAGACTCCCCCGACTCATGTAAAAATGGGCAGCTGCAGATCCTG TCAGACTTTGAAAAAGATGTGGATCTGGCTTGTCAGACAG TTCTGTTCAAGGAGGTCAACACTTGCAACCCATCTACCATCACGGGCACACTGTCCCGCCTATCCCTGGACGAGGACGAGGAGCCCAAGTCCTGCCTCGTGGGTCCTGAGGGCGGCCTCAGCTTCTCACCGCTGCCTGGGAATATCCTGGTGCCCATGGCAGCCTCGCCAGGGCTGGGGGAGCCACCGCCCCCACAGGAGGCCAACCCTGTGTACATGTGTGGGGAAGGTGGCCTCCGGCAGCTGGACCTCACATGGCTGCGGCCCGAGCCGGGCTCTGAGGGGGACTACATGGTGCTGCCCCGGCGGACTCTGAGCCTGCAGCCTGGCAGTGGTGGCGGAGCTGGTGAAGATCCCCCAAGGGCCCGGCCTGAGGGCACCCCTCGGAGGGCTGCCAAGACACTGGCCCACCCGGAAGGCTACCCCAGCTTCCTGTCTGTGGAACActcaggcctggggctgggccctgCCTATGGGTCTCTACAGAACCCCTATGGGATGACCTTCCAGCCACCACCACCGACGCCCAGTGCCCGCCAAGTATCTGAGCCAGGGGAACGCAGCCGGACCATGCCCCGCACTGTGCCAGGCTCTACCATGAAGCTGGGCTCCCTGGAG CGAAAGAAGTTACGATATTCAGACCTGGACTTTGAG AAGGTGATGCACACCCGGAAGCGGCACTCAGAACTCTACCACGAGCTCAACCAGAAATTCCACACTTTCGACCGCTACCGCAGCCAGTCTACAGCCAAG GAgaagcccagccctggggagcaTCCTGGCTTGTCCCAGCAGCGGAGACATCAGAGCTGGAGCACCTTCAAGTCTATGACATTGGGCTCGCTGCCCCCCAAGCCCCGAGAACGGCTGGCCCTGCACCGAGCAGCAGCCTGGGAGCCCACAGAACCACCTGATGGTGACTTCCAGACAGAGGTGTGA
- the ADGRB2 gene encoding adhesion G protein-coupled receptor B2 isoform X15: MTPACPLLLSVILSLRLAAAFDPAPSACSALASGVLYGAFSLQDLFPTIASGCSWTLENPDPTKYSLYLRFNRQEQVCTHFAPRLLPLDHYLVNFTCLRPSPEEAGAQAEAEAGRPEEEEEAAAAGLELCGGSGPFTFLHFDKNFVQLCLSAEPSEAPRLLAPAALAFRFVEVLLINNNNSSQFTCGVLCRWSEECGRAAGRACGFAQPGCSCPGEAGAGPATTTPPGPPAAHTLSNALVPGGPAPPAEADLHSGSSNDLFTTEMRYGEEPEEEPKVKTQWPRSADEPGLYMAQTGDPAAEEWSPWSVCSLTCGQGLQVRTRSCVSSPYGTLCSGPLRETRPCNNSATCPVHGVWEEWGSWSLCSRSCGRGSRSRMRTCVPPQHGGKACEGPELQTKLCSMAACPVEGQWLEWGPWGPCSTSCANGTQQRSRKCSVAGPAWATCTGALTDTRECSNLECPATDGKWGPWNAWSLCSKTCDTGWQRRFRMCQATGAQGYPCEGTGEEVKPCSEKRCPAFHEMCRDEYVMLMTWKKAAAGEIIYNKCPPNASGSASRRCLLSAQGVAYWGLPSFARCISHEYRYLYLSLREHLAKGQRMLAGEGMSQVVRSLQELLARRTYYSGDLLFSVDILRNVTDTFKRATYVPSADDVQRFFQVVSFMVDAENKDKWDDAQQVSPGSVHLLRVVEDFIHLVGDALKAFQSSLIVTDNLVISIQREPVSAVSSDITFPMRGRRGMKDWVRHSEDRLFLPKEVLSLSTPGKPAASGTSGSPGRGRGPGTVPPGPGHSHQRLLPADPEESSSYFVIGAVLYRTLGLILPPPRPPLAVTSRVMTVTVRPPTQPPAEPLITVELSYIINGTTDPHCASWDYSRADASSGDWDTESCQTLETQAAHTRCQCQHLSTFAVLAQPPKDLTLELAGSPSVPLVIGCAVSCMALLTLLAIYAAFWRFIKSERSIILLNFCLSILASNVLILVGQSRVLSKGVCTMTAAFLHFFFLSSFCWVLTEAWQSYLAVIGRMRTRLVRKRFLCLGWGLPALVVAVSVGFTRTKGYGTSSYCWLSLEGGLLYAFVGPAAVIVLVNMLIGIIVFNKLMARDGISDKSKKQRAGASLWSSCVVLPLLALTWMSAVLAMTDRRSVLFQALFAVFNSAQGFVITAVHCFLRREVQDVVKCQMGVCRADESEDSPDSCKNGQLQILSDFEKDVDLACQTVLFKEVNTCNPSTITGTLSRLSLDEDEEPKSCLVGPEGGLSFSPLPGNILVPMAASPGLGEPPPPQEANPVYMCGEGGLRQLDLTWLRPEPGSEGDYMVLPRRTLSLQPGSGGGAGEDPPRARPEGTPRRAAKTLAHPEGYPSFLSVEHSGLGLGPAYGSLQNPYGMTFQPPPPTPSARQVSEPGERSRTMPRTVPGSTMKLGSLERKKLRYSDLDFEVMHTRKRHSELYHELNQKFHTFDRYRSQSTAKREKRWSVSSGGTAERNMSSEKPSPGEHPGLSQQRRHQSWSTFKSMTLGSLPPKPRERLALHRAAAWEPTEPPDGDFQTEV, translated from the exons ATGACCCCAGCCTGTCCCCTCTTACTATCTGTGATTCTGTCCCTGCGCCTGGCCGCCGCCTTCGACCCTGCCCCCAGCGCCTGCTCCGCCCTGGCCTCGGGCGTGCTCTACGGGGCCTTTTCACTGCAGGACCTCTTTCCCACCATCGCCTCAGGCTGCTCCTGGACCCTGGAGAACCCTGACCCCACCAAGTACTCCCTCTACCTGCGCTTCAACCGCCAGGAGCAGGTGTGCACTCACTTTGCCCCCCGTCTGCTGCCCCTGGACCACTACCTGGTCAACTTCACCTGCCTGCGGCCTAGCCCAGAGGAGGCGGGGGCCCAGGCCGAGGCAGAGGCAGGGcggccagaggaggaggaggaggcggcagCGGCGGGGCTGGAACTGTGCGGCGGCTCGGGCCCCTTCACCTTCCTGCACTTCGACAAGAACTTCGTGCAGCTGTGCCTGTCGGCAGAGCCCTCAGAGGCCCCGCGCCTGCTGGCGCCGGCCGCCCTGGCCTTCCGCTTCGTCGAGGTCTTgctcatcaacaacaacaactccAGCCAGTTCACCTGTGGCGTGCTCTGCCGCTGGAGCGAAGAGTGCGGCCGCGCTGCCGGCAGGGCCTGTGGCTTCGCCCAGCCGGGCTGCAGCTGCCCCGGGGAGGCGGGGGCTGGTCCCGCCACCACCACGCCTCCAGGCCCTCCTGCTGCCCACACTCTGTCCAATGCCCTGGTGCCTGGGGGCCCGGCCCCACCTGCTGAGGCCGATTTGCATTCAGGGAGCAGCAATGACCTGTTTACGACTGAGATGAGATATG GTGAGGAGCCGGAAGAGGAACCGAAGGTGAAAACCCAGTGGCCAAGGTCTGCAGATGAGCCTGGGCTGTACATGGCGCAGACAG GCGACCCGGCGGCTGAGGAGTGGTCCCCGTGGAGCGTGTGTTCCCTGACGTGTGGGCAGGGTCTGCAGGTGCGGACCCGCTCCTGCGTGTCCTCCCCCTATGGGACCCTGTGCAGCGGGCCCCTGCGGGAGACCCGGCCCTGCAACAATTCAGCCACCTGCCCAG TGCACGGCGTGTGGGAGGAGTGGGGGTCCTGGAGCCTGTGCTCCCGCAGCTGCGGGCGGGGGTCCCGGAGCCGGATGCGGACCTGCGTGCCCCCCCAGCACGGCGGCAAGGCCTGCGAGGGTCCCGAGCTGCAGACTAAGCTCTGCAGTATGGCCGCTTGCCCGG TGGAAGGCCAGTGGCTAGAATGGGGTCCCTGGGGCCCATGCTCCACATCCTGTGCCAATGGGACCCAGCAGCGCAGCCGGAAGTGCAGTGTGGCGGGCCCAGCCTGGGCCACGTGTACGGGTGCCCTCACGGACACACGCGAGTGCAGCAACCTTGAGTGCCCGG CCACAGATGGCAAGTGGGGGCCATGGAATGCATGGAGCCTGTGCTCCAAGACGTGTGACACAGGCTGGCAGCGCCGCTTCCGCATGTGCCAGGCCACGGGTGCGCAGGGCTACCCCTGCGAGGGTACCGGAGAGGAGGTGAAGCCTTGCAGTGAGAAGAGATGTCCAG CCTTCCATGAGATGTGCAGGGACGAGTATGTGATGCTGATGACGTGGAAGAAGGCGGCTGCTGGCGAGATCATCTATAACAAGTGCCCCCCCAACGCCTCAG GGTCTGCCAGCCGCCGCTGTCTCCTCAGTGCCCAGGGCGTGGCATACTGGGGTCTGCCCAGCTTCGCCCGCTGCATCTCCCACGAGTACCGCTACCTATACCTGTCC CTTCGGGAGCACCTGGCCAAAGGGCAGCGCATGCTGGCAGGTGAGGGCATGTCACAAGTGGTGCGCAGCTTGCAAGAGCTACTGGCCCGGCGCACTTACTACAGTGGGGACCTGCTCTTCTCTGTGGACATTCTAAGGAACGTCACTGACACCTTCAAGAGGGCCACCTATGTGCCCTCGGCTGATGATGTGCAG CGCTTCTTCCAGGTGGTGAGCTTCATGGTGGATGCAGAGAACAAGGATAAGTGGGATGATGCTCAGCAG GTATCCCCGGGCTCTGTGCACCTGCTTCGTGTTGTGGAGGACTTCATTCACCTGGTGGGAGATGCCCTCAAGGCCTTCCAGAGCTCTCTGATTGTCACAGACAACCTGG TGATCAGCATTCAGCGAGAACCGGTCTCCGCCGTGTCCAGTGACATCACGTTCCCCATGCGTGGCCGCAGGGGCATGAAGGACTGGGTGCGGCACTCGGAGGACCGCCTCTTCCTACCCAAGGAGGTGCTCAGCCTTTCCACCCCTGGGAAGCCAGCTGCCTCTGGCACCTCGGGCAgccctggcagggggaggggcccaggaacCGTGCCCCCTGGCCCAGGCCACTCCCACCAGCGCCTCCTGCCAGCAGATCCTGAGGAGTCGTCCTCCTACTTTGTGATCGGTGCTGTGCTTTACCGCACGCTTGGCCTCATCCTGCCACCCCCCAG ACCCCCGCTGGCCGTCACGTCCAGAGTGATGACAGTGACTGTGCGGCCCCCCACCCAGCCACCAGCTGAACCTCTTATCACAGTGGAGCTCTCCTACATCATCAAC GGCACCACGGATCCCCACTGTGCCAGCTGGGACTACTCCCGAGC AGATGCCAGCTCAGGGGACTGGGACACCGAGAGCTGCCAGACGCTGGAGACACAGGCAGCCCACACTCGCTGCCAGTGCCAGCACCTGTCTACCTTTGCTGTGCTGGCCCAGCCACCCAAGGACCTG ACCCTGGAGCTGGCAGGCTCCCCCTCGGTCCCCCTCGTGATCGGCTGTGCCGTGTCGTGCATGGCGCTGCTCACCCTCCTCGCCATCTATGCGGCCTTCTGGAG GTTCATCAAATCCGAGCGCTCCATCATCTTGTTGAACTTCTGCTTGTCCATCCTGGCGTCCAACGTCCTGATCCTCGTGGGCCAGTCACGGGTGCTGAGCAAG GGTGTATGCACCATGACTGCCGCCTTCTTGcacttcttcttcctctcctccttttgCTGGGTGCTCACTGAGGCCTGGCAGTCCTACCTGGCTGTCATCGGACGGATGCGTACCCGCCTTGTTCGCAAGCGCTTCCTCTGCCTGGGCTGGG GTCTGCCCGCCCTGGTGGTGGCCGTGTCTGTCGGCTTCACCCGCACCAAAGGATACGGTACATCCAGCTA CTGCTGGCTCTCCCTGGAGGGTGGCCTGCTCTATGCTTTTGTGGGGCCCGCTGCTGTCATCGTCCTG GTGAACATGCTCATCGGAATCATCGTCTTTAACAAGCTCATGGCACGCGATGGCATCTCGGACAAGTCCAAGAAGCAGAGGGCCGG GGCCTCGCTCTGGAGCTCCTGCGTGGTGCTGCCCCTGCTGGCGCTCACCTGGATGTCGGCCGTCCTGGCCATGACAGACCGGCGCTCCGTCCTCTTCCAGGCCCTCTTCGCTGTCTTCAACTCGGCGCAGGGCTTTGTCATCACTGCTGTGCACTGCTTCCTGCGCCGAGAG GTCCAGGACGTGGTGAAGTGCCAGATGGGTGTATGCCGGGCCGATGAGAGTGAAGACTCCCCCGACTCATGTAAAAATGGGCAGCTGCAGATCCTG TCAGACTTTGAAAAAGATGTGGATCTGGCTTGTCAGACAG TTCTGTTCAAGGAGGTCAACACTTGCAACCCATCTACCATCACGGGCACACTGTCCCGCCTATCCCTGGACGAGGACGAGGAGCCCAAGTCCTGCCTCGTGGGTCCTGAGGGCGGCCTCAGCTTCTCACCGCTGCCTGGGAATATCCTGGTGCCCATGGCAGCCTCGCCAGGGCTGGGGGAGCCACCGCCCCCACAGGAGGCCAACCCTGTGTACATGTGTGGGGAAGGTGGCCTCCGGCAGCTGGACCTCACATGGCTGCGGCCCGAGCCGGGCTCTGAGGGGGACTACATGGTGCTGCCCCGGCGGACTCTGAGCCTGCAGCCTGGCAGTGGTGGCGGAGCTGGTGAAGATCCCCCAAGGGCCCGGCCTGAGGGCACCCCTCGGAGGGCTGCCAAGACACTGGCCCACCCGGAAGGCTACCCCAGCTTCCTGTCTGTGGAACActcaggcctggggctgggccctgCCTATGGGTCTCTACAGAACCCCTATGGGATGACCTTCCAGCCACCACCACCGACGCCCAGTGCCCGCCAAGTATCTGAGCCAGGGGAACGCAGCCGGACCATGCCCCGCACTGTGCCAGGCTCTACCATGAAGCTGGGCTCCCTGGAG CGAAAGAAGTTACGATATTCAGACCTGGACTTTGAG GTGATGCACACCCGGAAGCGGCACTCAGAACTCTACCACGAGCTCAACCAGAAATTCCACACTTTCGACCGCTACCGCAGCCAGTCTACAGCCAAG agggagaagcggtgGAGTGTGTCCTCGGGTGGGACAGCCGAACGGAACATGTCTAGC GAgaagcccagccctggggagcaTCCTGGCTTGTCCCAGCAGCGGAGACATCAGAGCTGGAGCACCTTCAAGTCTATGACATTGGGCTCGCTGCCCCCCAAGCCCCGAGAACGGCTGGCCCTGCACCGAGCAGCAGCCTGGGAGCCCACAGAACCACCTGATGGTGACTTCCAGACAGAGGTGTGA